GAAAATTTGAAGGTCTCCTCCGCCGGTAATTTCCACACTTCCTGCAATGCCATACGAAACGCACGAGCCTTGGGACAAACCACCAACGCGTGAAAAATACACTCGGCGTCCATACCACATATTGAGCAGGTACCTAGAGTAGCTTGATGATGTTTAACCCTATTGAGTTGAACTGCCAAACTATTAGAAGCAGCCCTCCAGGCAAAAATTCTAACTTTCTGGGGGACATTAGCATTCCAAATAATATTCCAGAGCCTCTTATCTCCGTTTATGGCATCACTGGAATTGCCAGCATCAATCCTCGGTTCCTTAAGATTTAGTACCAGTCTATACGCACCCTTCACCGAGAACAAGCCACTTTTCTCGTAGTGCCAAGCAATAATATCTCCCTCACCCACTCGGGTAGGAATAAAGTAAGCAGCAAGTGATCGACTAGGTGGCGACCATGGGCACAACCTTGAGAGGCACATCCATAAGGAGGATATCATTGCTTGTATACCTCTCGGTCACGTCCACCTGGTCAGGTGGCATGCCATGGGGCAGCCGCCACTCCAAAGCATGCAGCATGGATGCCACCATGAAGGGCACGAGGAGCTCCACCATGGGCAATGCTGGGCACAGCCTCCGGCCGGTGCCCAGCGGGATAAACTTGACCTCCTTCCCCCACATGCCGAGCTCCGTCTTCCCTAGGAAACGCTCCGGCATGAACTCCTCAGGCCTCTCCCATGTCGCCGGGTCGCGCATGATGGACCACGAGTTGAAGATTATGGCTGCGCCCTTGGGCACGGCGTATCCGCCTATCTCCATGCCCTCCTCCACCACCAGGTGTGGCAACAACAAAGGCGCCACGGGTTGCAGCCGCATCGACTCCTTCACCGCGGCCTGCAGGTATGGCAGCTTCACCACGTCCGCCTCTGTTATCATCCTCTCCTGGTCCCTCAACTTGTCCTGTCCATCAAGGGAGAAGAGCGTGTCCGTGAGCAGGtggaacatgccgtggtacagaACGTGGCCGATTTCGACCTCCTGCCTGGCGCAGCGGTGGAAGGCGTCCGACATGTGGTGCACGGCACGCTCCCGAGCGCCCTGCGCCGTCGCGAGGCTGCATGGCAACAAGATGTGTGTGGCGGCTACTATAGCTTTTCTACAGAACATCCCTGCTGTCCAAATTTACATCGTGTTGTATCGTCAAGAAGCAAGATTTGACATTGTAAAGATGAGGTCATTCTCTTTGAGTGAATAATTTCGCTGGAGACATGTTATTTGTTGTTGAAGTGGTTAGTTTGCATACTTTCTTCTATAAGTTAATAATGTGTGGAACATCGTTGTTGAGAAGAGGTGATCCGGTGGTATAGTGTTTTCAATTGCCTTTTTTGAAGTTTGTATCACCGTGCAATCGGTAATATTTCTGTATTCACAGAGAGTAGAGGTGGCTACTGCAGAAGTCCTATTTCATATCTACTGTAATTGTTAGCCGGAGGTTTAATTTGAAATGGGCATTAAGTGTTGTGAGATCCATCCGCCTAAATCCATACCATTCATCTCCAATTCAGTGGCCCAGGATGCATTTTTCTGTTTTTGCACATGGAGCTCAGATTCATCACCGGGCACAGAAACAGCTTATTAAAGGTTACATGGTGAATTCAGGATACTTTGCGCCTTAAAAATCCAGGATGTATGGAGCAATCGGCAGGAAATATCAAACGAGAAGCTTTACTTGTTGTCAATTAAATT
This sequence is a window from Aegilops tauschii subsp. strangulata cultivar AL8/78 chromosome 7, Aet v6.0, whole genome shotgun sequence. Protein-coding genes within it:
- the LOC109759605 gene encoding cytochrome P450 76M5-like — its product is MFCRKAIVAATHILLPCSLATAQGARERAVHHMSDAFHRCARQEVEIGHVLYHGMFHLLTDTLFSLDGQDKLRDQERMITEADVVKLPYLQAAVKESMRLQPVAPLLLPHLVVEEGMEIGGYAVPKGAAIIFNSWSIMRDPATWERPEEFMPERFLGKTELGMWGKEVKFIPLGTGRRLCPALPMVELLVPFMVASMLHALEWRLPHGMPPDQVDVTERYTSNDILLMDVPLKVVPMVAT